One genomic window of ANME-2 cluster archaeon includes the following:
- a CDS encoding S26 family signal peptidase — translation MFYYAKLFRNSNNFWICRLNDLLSAAVMIGLLMLISQINLGISMPAVAVESGSMLPNIGIGDVVIIQNAQRTQIISYTEGVISGYTSFDEYGDVILYMKYGSTEDTPIIHRAMYWVEEGEPMWSGGPAAPHSGYITKGDNNMAIDQKASTSRLQPVKKEWVIGVARWHIPWVGYLSLAVH, via the coding sequence TTGTTTTATTATGCTAAACTGTTCAGGAACAGTAATAATTTCTGGATCTGCCGGTTAAATGACCTACTGTCCGCAGCTGTAATGATCGGATTGCTCATGCTTATCTCGCAAATTAATCTTGGTATTTCAATGCCGGCGGTGGCTGTAGAATCTGGCAGCATGCTACCCAATATCGGTATTGGTGATGTGGTTATCATACAAAACGCCCAGCGGACCCAGATCATCTCATATACTGAGGGTGTTATATCAGGGTATACATCATTCGATGAATACGGGGATGTAATTTTATATATGAAGTATGGAAGTACTGAAGATACACCAATCATCCACAGGGCTATGTACTGGGTGGAGGAGGGGGAGCCTATGTGGTCAGGTGGACCTGCTGCACCTCATTCAGGATACATAACCAAAGGGGACAATAATATGGCCATTGACCAGAAGGCCTCTACCAGCAGGCTCCAACCTGTAAAAAAGGAATGGGTCATCGGGGTGGCCAGGTGGCATATTCCCTGGGTAGGATATCTCTCACTGGCTGTACATTGA
- a CDS encoding S26 family signal peptidase: MDKLFYYVKRFRNSDNFWIGLLNDLLFVALMIGIFMLISQIGLGTPRPAVAVESGSMLPNIGIGDVVIIQSAQRTQIISHTEGTLSGYTSFDEYGDVILYRKFGSTEDTPIIHRAMYWVDKGEPMWSGGPAAPHSGYITKGDHNWGIDQKSDTSKLQPVKKEWIIGVARWRIPWVGYLSLAVH; this comes from the coding sequence ATCGATAAATTATTTTATTATGTAAAACGATTCAGGAACAGTGATAATTTCTGGATCGGCCTGTTAAATGACCTGCTGTTCGTAGCTTTAATGATCGGCATCTTCATGCTTATCTCGCAGATCGGTCTTGGTACTCCCAGGCCGGCGGTGGCTGTAGAATCCGGTAGCATGCTGCCTAATATTGGTATTGGTGATGTGGTTATCATTCAAAGCGCACAGCGGACCCAGATCATTTCACATACTGAGGGCACCCTGTCAGGATACACATCATTTGATGAATACGGGGATGTAATTTTATATAGGAAGTTCGGGAGTACTGAAGATACACCAATCATCCACAGGGCAATGTACTGGGTGGATAAAGGGGAGCCCATGTGGTCCGGTGGACCTGCTGCACCTCATTCGGGATACATAACCAAAGGGGATCATAATTGGGGCATTGACCAGAAGAGTGATACCAGCAAGCTCCAGCCTGTAAAAAAGGAATGGATCATCGGGGTGGCCCGGTGGCGTATTCCTTGGGTAGGATATCTCTCACTGGCTGTACATTGA
- a CDS encoding mechanosensitive ion channel family protein, whose product MITLGVLFILNNFGYNIAYLLAGLGIGGLAFALAAQDTVSNLFGSFTIFADKPFHIGDWIKIGGFEGTVEEVGFRSTRVRRFDQAQVTVPNSQFIKNGVINYSAMKKRRIKFNLGVTYGTTAIQMTEVVEGIKQIIKEDHRFDHNFYMVHFTDFGDFSLNIFIYCFTKTTVWDEYLTVREEFHLKIMQMLEEMGVEIAFPTQTVYVEKA is encoded by the coding sequence GTGATCACCCTGGGTGTACTATTCATCCTGAACAACTTTGGGTATAACATAGCGTACCTGCTGGCAGGCTTAGGTATAGGCGGCCTGGCCTTTGCCCTGGCTGCCCAGGATACTGTGAGCAACCTGTTCGGCTCCTTTACCATCTTCGCTGACAAACCCTTCCACATAGGCGACTGGATAAAAATAGGCGGCTTTGAGGGTACAGTGGAAGAAGTAGGTTTCAGGTCCACCCGCGTCAGGCGGTTCGACCAGGCCCAGGTCACGGTTCCCAACAGCCAGTTCATCAAGAATGGGGTGATCAATTATTCTGCCATGAAAAAGCGCAGGATAAAGTTCAACCTGGGAGTAACTTATGGTACTACTGCCATCCAGATGACCGAAGTGGTCGAGGGCATCAAGCAGATCATCAAAGAAGACCACCGTTTCGACCATAATTTCTATATGGTACATTTCACTGACTTTGGTGACTTTTCCCTGAACATCTTCATCTACTGTTTCACCAAGACCACGGTGTGGGACGAGTACCTTACTGTCAGGGAAGAATTCCACCTGAAGATAATGCAGATGCTGGAAGAGATGGGCGTGGAAATAGCCTTCCCCACACAGACGGTGTATGTTGAAAAGGCATAG
- a CDS encoding archease, which translates to MNIPGYEYLPHPADVRFMAYGATLEEVFEQAAHAMFHVIIDTAALDPEHSVDIKLESEGLENLLYDYLSELLYLFEVEEIVFGQFRVDSIEKADGSYILHGQASGENLDQERHSFETEVKAVTYHQLEITKEKDGYSAHVIVDT; encoded by the coding sequence ATGAACATTCCCGGCTACGAATACCTTCCCCACCCTGCAGATGTCAGGTTCATGGCATACGGCGCCACCCTGGAAGAAGTCTTTGAGCAGGCAGCCCATGCCATGTTCCATGTTATCATTGATACTGCTGCACTGGATCCCGAACACTCAGTGGATATTAAACTGGAATCTGAAGGGCTTGAGAACCTGCTGTACGACTACCTGTCTGAACTGCTGTACCTGTTCGAGGTGGAGGAAATCGTATTCGGCCAGTTCCGGGTGGATTCCATTGAAAAGGCCGACGGCAGTTATATCCTGCACGGACAGGCTTCTGGCGAGAACTTAGACCAGGAGCGTCACAGTTTTGAAACTGAGGTAAAGGCTGTCACTTACCACCAGTTGGAAATCACAAAAGAGAAGGATGGGTACAGCGCACACGTTATAGTTGATACGTGA
- a CDS encoding RtcB family protein, whose product MTQQQAKELVRKVKENIFEIPTDFQEGMRVPGRIFVSDKLMHDLEVNTLRQTANVAMLPGIWKYSMAMPDAHFGYGFPIGGVAAFDAHEGIISPGGVGFDINCGVRIIRTDMEASEVRPRISELMDELFKAVPSGVGSKSRLRVSGSELDDAFNYGARWAVESGYGVEADIEHCEDGGFMDAADPLKVGDKARKRGKPQFGTLGSGNHFLEVQEVDKIYDPEIAKAYGIKEGTITIMIHCGSRGAGHQICTDYLRIMEQASRKYGIDLPDKQLACAPADSREGQDYFKAMAAGANYAWANRQVITHWVRETFERVFGRDADELGMDLVYDVAHNVAKLEEHEIDGEKKSVYVHRKGATRAFPAGHTDIPQAYRSVGQPVLIPGSMGTPSYILHGGERAMELTFGSACHGAGRVMGRGEAKRKFRGEVLEKQLADKGITVKATHPSMLAEEAPEVYKSSSEVVNVVHELNIARKVVRVKPIGVAKG is encoded by the coding sequence ATGACACAGCAGCAGGCAAAGGAACTGGTACGAAAGGTGAAAGAGAACATCTTTGAGATCCCTACTGACTTCCAGGAAGGCATGAGGGTCCCTGGCCGTATATTCGTGTCAGATAAACTCATGCACGACCTTGAAGTGAACACGTTGCGCCAGACCGCCAACGTGGCAATGCTCCCTGGTATCTGGAAGTATTCAATGGCAATGCCCGATGCCCACTTTGGCTACGGCTTCCCCATTGGCGGTGTAGCCGCCTTCGATGCACATGAGGGGATCATCTCTCCAGGCGGCGTGGGGTTCGATATCAATTGCGGGGTGCGTATCATCAGGACCGACATGGAGGCAAGCGAGGTCAGGCCGCGCATCAGTGAATTGATGGACGAGCTGTTCAAGGCCGTCCCCTCGGGTGTGGGCTCGAAGAGCAGGCTGAGAGTGTCCGGCAGCGAACTGGACGATGCCTTCAACTACGGCGCACGCTGGGCGGTAGAGAGCGGTTATGGAGTAGAGGCTGATATCGAACATTGCGAGGACGGCGGGTTCATGGATGCGGCTGATCCCCTGAAAGTGGGAGATAAGGCCCGCAAGCGTGGCAAGCCCCAGTTCGGTACACTGGGCAGCGGCAACCATTTCCTTGAGGTACAGGAAGTGGATAAGATATACGACCCTGAAATTGCAAAAGCATACGGGATCAAGGAAGGGACGATCACTATCATGATCCACTGTGGTTCCAGGGGCGCAGGCCACCAGATATGTACTGATTACCTGCGGATCATGGAGCAGGCATCCAGGAAATACGGCATCGATCTGCCTGACAAGCAGCTGGCATGTGCGCCTGCCGACAGCAGGGAGGGGCAGGACTATTTCAAGGCCATGGCTGCCGGTGCCAACTATGCATGGGCCAATCGCCAGGTCATCACCCACTGGGTCAGGGAAACCTTTGAGAGGGTCTTTGGCAGGGATGCCGATGAACTGGGCATGGATCTGGTGTACGACGTAGCACACAATGTGGCAAAGCTTGAAGAGCATGAGATCGACGGTGAAAAGAAGTCGGTCTATGTGCACCGGAAAGGTGCCACAAGGGCCTTCCCTGCCGGGCACACAGACATTCCACAAGCGTACAGGTCAGTAGGCCAGCCCGTACTCATTCCTGGCAGCATGGGCACGCCGTCATATATCCTGCATGGCGGTGAGCGGGCAATGGAACTGACCTTCGGGTCTGCCTGTCATGGAGCGGGCAGGGTCATGGGCAGGGGTGAAGCAAAGCGGAAATTCAGGGGCGAAGTGCTTGAGAAACAGCTGGCAGATAAGGGTATCACGGTTAAGGCCACCCACCCGTCCATGCTGGCAGAGGAAGCACCGGAAGTATACAAATCCAGCAGCGAAGTGGTCAACGTGGTACATGAATTGAATATTGCCCGCAAGGTGGTAAGGGTTAAACCCATCGGGGTAGCAAAAGGGTAA
- a CDS encoding aminotransferase class I/II-fold pyridoxal phosphate-dependent enzyme: MTDVKKFLSDKIKTVPPSGIRKYFDMVIGMDDVISLGVGEPDFVTPWHIREACIYSLEKGHTSYTSNSGLIELREAISDSFHNDYGVDYNPDDQILVTTGVSEAADLALRALVNPGDEVILHEPCYVSYKPSIILSGGTPVPVSTTRDNEFRVTGEQIEAAITDRTKAIILSYPNNPTGAVMQKQDLEEVADVVVEHDLLVISDEVYDKLTYNGKHTCFSSLNGMEDRTILLNGLSKSHAMTGLRVGYAMGPPGLISAMLLIHQYTMLCAPITAQMGAIEALRNGEAEMQAMVREYNRRRRLFVTGLNRLGLDCFEPRGAFYAFPSVKSTGMTSSQFAEELLHQQKVAVVPGEVFGQSGDGFLRCSYASSLDELKTALEKIEEFLS, encoded by the coding sequence ATGACTGATGTAAAAAAGTTCCTCTCAGATAAAATAAAGACTGTTCCCCCCTCAGGTATCAGGAAATACTTTGACATGGTCATAGGGATGGACGATGTCATCTCCCTGGGAGTGGGTGAGCCAGATTTCGTGACCCCGTGGCACATCAGGGAGGCATGTATCTATTCACTGGAGAAAGGACATACGTCATATACATCAAATTCGGGTCTCATTGAACTCAGGGAGGCAATTTCGGATTCATTTCATAATGATTACGGGGTGGATTACAACCCCGATGACCAGATTTTAGTAACCACAGGGGTCAGCGAAGCTGCAGACCTGGCCCTGCGTGCATTGGTAAACCCAGGGGACGAAGTAATACTCCACGAGCCTTGTTATGTTTCCTACAAACCAAGTATTATACTGTCCGGAGGCACACCCGTCCCTGTATCCACAACCAGGGACAATGAGTTCAGGGTCACAGGTGAGCAGATAGAAGCAGCCATTACCGACAGGACGAAAGCAATTATTCTTAGTTATCCTAATAATCCCACAGGAGCTGTAATGCAAAAGCAGGACCTGGAAGAGGTGGCCGATGTTGTGGTGGAACATGACCTGCTGGTCATTTCCGATGAAGTCTATGACAAGCTTACCTATAACGGGAAACACACCTGCTTTTCATCTTTAAACGGTATGGAAGACCGTACTATACTGCTAAATGGCCTGTCAAAGTCCCATGCCATGACCGGCCTAAGAGTGGGATATGCAATGGGGCCGCCCGGACTTATCAGTGCCATGTTGCTCATTCACCAGTATACCATGCTGTGTGCACCTATCACAGCCCAGATGGGGGCCATAGAGGCACTGCGTAACGGCGAGGCCGAGATGCAGGCCATGGTAAGGGAGTATAACCGTCGCAGAAGGCTTTTTGTGACCGGACTGAACAGGCTGGGCCTGGACTGTTTCGAGCCCAGGGGGGCATTCTATGCTTTCCCCTCAGTTAAGTCCACTGGAATGACCTCCTCACAGTTCGCAGAGGAACTTTTGCACCAGCAGAAAGTGGCAGTGGTCCCGGGAGAGGTATTCGGGCAGTCCGGTGACGGGTTCCTGCGGTGTTCCTATGCTTCCAGCCTGGACGAACTGAAAACTGCGCTTGAAAAAATAGAAGAGTTCCTTTCATAA
- a CDS encoding flavodoxin family protein: MKIVGISGSPNRKGNNSRMVDHSLEIAKENGFDIEKISLADLNISPCTDCGVCKNERTCPIDDDMGKIYGIIESADGLIVSSPVYFGTLSGQLKMLFDRTLPLKRNGFLLKDKIGAALAVGASRNGGQEYTIWSIHAWMHIHGMIVVGDNNHFGGIAQKDVDSDDVGMKTVEDTVNKLCSTLKKFTST, translated from the coding sequence ATGAAAATAGTTGGAATATCAGGCAGTCCTAACCGCAAGGGTAACAATAGCAGGATGGTGGATCATTCACTGGAAATCGCAAAAGAGAATGGATTTGATATTGAAAAAATATCCCTTGCCGATCTAAACATTTCTCCCTGTACGGATTGTGGAGTATGCAAAAACGAAAGAACATGCCCTATTGATGACGACATGGGAAAGATATATGGAATAATCGAATCAGCGGACGGATTAATCGTATCCTCACCTGTATATTTCGGAACACTTTCAGGGCAGTTGAAGATGTTGTTCGACCGTACACTTCCGTTAAAAAGGAATGGATTTCTATTAAAGGACAAGATCGGTGCGGCCCTGGCTGTTGGTGCATCACGAAATGGCGGCCAGGAATATACTATCTGGTCCATCCATGCCTGGATGCATATCCATGGAATGATCGTAGTGGGTGATAACAATCATTTCGGGGGCATCGCACAAAAAGACGTAGATTCGGATGATGTTGGAATGAAGACAGTCGAAGATACGGTAAATAAATTATGCAGCACCCTTAAAAAATTTACATCAACATAA
- the queC gene encoding 7-cyano-7-deazaguanine synthase QueC, which translates to MTGAIALLSSGLDSTVAFKQALDTFGSVICLTFDYGQRAATIEIENAAAICSKYGCEHHVIPLPWYRDFGGALTGTKELPTPSASDLDNLEISEESARSVWVPARNMVFLSIAAAFAEERGLKHIVVGFDAEEGATFPDNTPEFIELFDRAMEYGTMNHPAIFAPLAGLDKDEIVRLGLKIQAPLEYSWSCYTAGPLPCGVCESCMRRKRAFLSVSITDPLLARLGKS; encoded by the coding sequence ATGACAGGCGCAATAGCACTACTATCCTCGGGCCTGGACTCCACTGTGGCGTTCAAGCAGGCCCTGGACACCTTTGGCAGCGTGATCTGCCTCACATTTGACTACGGGCAGCGTGCGGCCACCATCGAGATCGAGAACGCTGCAGCCATCTGCAGCAAATATGGCTGTGAGCACCATGTGATCCCCCTGCCCTGGTACAGGGACTTTGGCGGCGCCCTCACCGGGACAAAGGAACTGCCTACCCCGTCTGCCAGTGACCTGGACAACCTGGAAATATCAGAAGAAAGCGCCCGCAGCGTCTGGGTTCCGGCGCGAAATATGGTCTTTTTGTCGATTGCCGCTGCCTTTGCCGAGGAGCGCGGACTAAAACATATCGTGGTGGGATTCGATGCAGAAGAAGGAGCTACATTCCCTGACAATACACCTGAGTTCATTGAACTGTTTGACAGGGCCATGGAATACGGCACCATGAACCATCCTGCCATATTCGCACCCCTTGCGGGACTTGATAAGGACGAAATAGTAAGGCTGGGGCTTAAGATACAGGCACCTCTGGAATACTCATGGTCATGTTACACGGCCGGACCATTACCCTGCGGCGTATGCGAGTCATGTATGAGACGAAAACGCGCTTTTTTAAGTGTAAGTATTACTGACCCTCTTCTGGCAAGACTGGGAAAATCTTAA
- a CDS encoding UPF0147 family protein: MSVNPDEIIKQCTEVIERIINDDSVPKNIRRSADEIRTILLKEEDSQSIRAALSIRILDDISTDQNLPLHTRTLIWNLAGQLETIPVSD; encoded by the coding sequence ATGTCGGTAAATCCAGATGAAATTATCAAGCAATGCACAGAAGTTATTGAGCGTATAATTAACGATGATTCGGTCCCAAAGAATATCAGGCGATCTGCAGATGAAATTAGGACTATACTACTAAAAGAAGAAGATTCCCAGTCTATCAGAGCAGCTCTTAGCATAAGGATACTGGATGATATAAGCACTGATCAGAATCTTCCCCTTCATACAAGAACTTTAATATGGAATCTTGCAGGGCAACTTGAGACTATTCCGGTAAGTGACTGA
- a CDS encoding Lrp/AsnC family transcriptional regulator, translated as MNEILEIIEQDPKKDPSEIALLTGYSEKEVQTRIKELEDSGIIRKYKAVIDWDRVGEEYVYAIIELKITLGDRSGYDTIAHRIASFNEVRSIRLISGDHDLSLTVRGKSMKDVAFFVVEKIASLDQVQSTVTHFVLKTYKEDGVPLFEQEKSKRLAISP; from the coding sequence ATGAACGAGATACTTGAAATAATTGAGCAAGACCCTAAAAAAGACCCATCAGAGATAGCCCTGCTTACAGGGTATTCAGAAAAAGAGGTTCAAACACGCATCAAGGAACTTGAAGACAGCGGTATCATCCGGAAATATAAGGCAGTAATAGACTGGGACAGGGTCGGGGAAGAGTATGTCTATGCCATAATCGAGCTTAAGATCACACTGGGTGACAGGTCAGGATATGATACCATTGCCCATCGGATTGCCAGTTTTAATGAGGTCAGGTCCATTCGCCTGATATCAGGGGATCATGACCTGTCATTAACAGTGAGAGGCAAATCCATGAAGGATGTGGCCTTTTTTGTTGTAGAGAAGATAGCATCACTTGACCAGGTGCAGAGTACTGTTACCCATTTCGTGCTTAAGACATACAAAGAGGACGGTGTTCCCCTCTTCGAGCAGGAAAAATCAAAACGGCTTGCCATATCGCCTTAG
- a CDS encoding GTP-binding protein — MSLDEEITAIEDEIRKTPYNKATSHHIGKLKAKLSRLKEEVQKRASSKGGGEGYSVRKSGDATVVLVGYPSVGKSTLLNRLTGAQSKIAAYEFTTLDVIPGTMFHKDATIQILDVPGLVRGAASGRGRGKEVISVVRNADLIVFLIDVFQTEHLEILKNELYDAGIRVNTKRPDVKIIRKFRGGVSINATVETELDRYIILSILKEYKIHNADVLIRDQVGIDEFIDALLGNRRYIRAVTVVNKVDLADDEHISDVRTRFPDALLISADQDENLDTLKDAIFDQLKFIRIFMKPQGQPPDLDEPMIVRGGVNVGDICDNIHRDFKKRFRYAQVWGISAKHAGQRAGLEHILMDGDILTIVIQK, encoded by the coding sequence ATGAGCCTGGACGAAGAAATCACAGCCATAGAGGATGAGATACGCAAGACCCCCTACAACAAGGCTACCTCACACCATATTGGTAAACTGAAAGCAAAACTGTCCCGCCTGAAGGAAGAAGTGCAAAAGCGTGCCTCGTCTAAAGGAGGCGGTGAAGGGTATTCGGTTCGCAAATCAGGAGATGCGACCGTAGTACTGGTGGGCTACCCGTCAGTGGGTAAATCAACACTACTGAACAGGTTGACTGGAGCCCAATCCAAGATAGCGGCATACGAATTCACCACACTGGACGTGATACCTGGCACAATGTTCCACAAAGATGCCACCATCCAGATACTTGATGTACCCGGCCTGGTCCGGGGTGCGGCATCGGGTCGCGGCAGGGGAAAAGAAGTCATATCAGTGGTCCGCAACGCCGACCTGATAGTGTTTTTAATAGACGTATTCCAGACCGAACATCTGGAAATACTTAAAAATGAACTATATGATGCCGGTATCAGGGTCAATACAAAGAGACCTGACGTGAAGATAATAAGGAAGTTCAGGGGCGGTGTCAGTATCAATGCCACTGTTGAAACTGAACTTGACAGGTATATCATCCTGTCCATATTAAAGGAATACAAGATCCACAATGCCGATGTGCTCATCCGTGACCAGGTGGGTATTGACGAGTTCATTGACGCCCTGTTGGGCAACCGCAGGTATATCAGGGCTGTGACAGTTGTCAATAAGGTCGACCTGGCCGATGATGAGCATATATCTGATGTCAGGACCCGTTTCCCTGATGCATTACTTATTTCTGCAGACCAGGACGAGAACCTGGATACATTGAAGGATGCAATCTTCGACCAGCTAAAATTCATACGCATCTTCATGAAACCCCAGGGTCAGCCCCCTGACCTGGATGAGCCCATGATCGTTAGGGGTGGTGTGAATGTGGGTGATATTTGTGATAATATCCACCGCGATTTTAAAAAGAGGTTCAGGTATGCCCAGGTCTGGGGCATATCTGCCAAACATGCGGGACAGCGGGCCGGCCTGGAACATATATTAATGGACGGGGATATATTGACCATAGTAATACAGAAATGA
- a CDS encoding ATP-binding protein encodes MVRFFNRTHDLSILEDLYRAPSSSLVVLYGRRRVGKTELAKEFIKNKKSIYLFIETKPEKLLLKDLEASLEKIMDFRPRLDDWDDFFNIIFKIKEKIIIVFDEFQNFRKIDPQFFSKFQKYWDEHHRESRHMFIVIGSYVGMIKRIFQGDKEPLFGRATLLYNLMPFGFSDSHTFLRGFYDLDTKEAMKFYFILGGVPKYLLLAGEFGTPDANKTFKKLFIDTRILMEEGMNILKLEFGTEHKSYFSILEAIASGKATPKDISDYTGIQASTVSKYLHELLHDYEIVKKEEPVIQTKARSGRYFLNDNFFNFWFRFIYKNYGTFEIDPDMGVELVRKDSNTYFGTAFESVAKEFLIAINKKDGKDGKDGKDGKDGKGREDRKGGLPFRFLEIGRWWDKDVEIDLIGFNKTTREILFCEVKWKNLTKNEAEQIMRKLKKKAVKVKGKWIEHYCLIAKEIGQKEELDFLAFDIADME; translated from the coding sequence ATGGTAAGGTTTTTTAACCGCACACATGATCTGTCAATCCTTGAAGATTTATACCGCGCCCCGTCCTCATCACTTGTAGTACTCTATGGGCGCCGCCGTGTTGGGAAAACAGAGCTTGCTAAAGAGTTTATCAAAAACAAGAAAAGCATATATCTTTTTATTGAGACAAAACCTGAAAAACTTCTCTTAAAGGACCTGGAAGCTTCCCTTGAAAAGATAATGGATTTCAGGCCCAGGCTGGACGACTGGGATGATTTCTTTAATATCATCTTCAAGATCAAGGAAAAAATTATAATCGTGTTTGATGAGTTCCAGAATTTTAGAAAAATAGACCCACAATTCTTCTCGAAATTCCAGAAATACTGGGATGAACATCACAGGGAATCACGTCACATGTTCATAGTCATAGGTTCATACGTGGGCATGATAAAAAGAATATTCCAGGGAGATAAAGAACCGCTGTTCGGACGCGCCACATTACTTTATAATCTTATGCCGTTTGGTTTTTCAGATAGTCATACATTTTTGCGCGGTTTTTATGATCTGGATACAAAAGAAGCAATGAAATTCTACTTCATTCTCGGCGGCGTGCCAAAATATTTACTTCTTGCCGGAGAATTCGGCACACCAGATGCCAATAAGACATTTAAAAAACTCTTTATCGACACCCGGATACTTATGGAAGAAGGTATGAACATACTAAAACTTGAGTTCGGCACTGAACACAAAAGCTATTTTTCAATACTTGAAGCCATCGCATCAGGCAAAGCAACGCCTAAAGACATATCAGATTATACAGGCATACAAGCTTCCACAGTCTCAAAATACCTGCATGAACTGCTCCATGACTACGAGATTGTAAAAAAGGAAGAACCTGTGATACAAACAAAGGCAAGAAGCGGCAGGTATTTCTTAAATGATAATTTCTTTAATTTTTGGTTCAGGTTTATCTATAAGAATTATGGAACATTCGAAATAGACCCTGATATGGGGGTGGAACTTGTCAGGAAGGATTCCAATACCTATTTTGGTACAGCTTTTGAAAGTGTGGCAAAGGAATTCCTTATTGCAATAAATAAAAAAGATGGAAAAGATGGAAAAGATGGAAAAGATGGAAAAGATGGAAAAGGCAGAGAAGATAGGAAAGGTGGACTCCCATTCAGGTTCTTAGAAATAGGCAGGTGGTGGGATAAAGATGTTGAGATCGATTTGATCGGTTTTAATAAAACTACTCGTGAAATCCTGTTTTGTGAAGTAAAATGGAAAAATCTTACCAAAAATGAGGCAGAACAAATAATGCGAAAACTAAAAAAAAAAGCAGTAAAAGTGAAGGGTAAGTGGATAGAACATTACTGCCTGATCGCAAAAGAGATCGGGCAAAAAGAAGAACTTGATTTCCTGGCTTTCGATATTGCAGATATGGAATGA
- a CDS encoding ORC1-type DNA replication protein: MSKIKLTSKTSKKKPTRGIFDDFLKNTEIFENKEVLRPNYTPDNLPHRDKQIQSLASMLVPAIRGDTPSNILIYGKTGTGKTAVVKFMGQELQNTSESHETACLVLYVNCEIVDTQYRLLATLAKHIGKEVPMTGWPTDQVFEEFKKTVDKEKRVVIIIMDEIDKLVRKGDDVLYNLSRINGDLENARISLIGISNDLKFTEFLDPRVKSSLGEEEIIFPPYDAEQIHDILEQRAGLAFKSNMLDETVTRLCAAFAAQEHGDARRALDLLRVSGEIAERTKSPVVEEKHVRIAQEKIENDRVVEVVRTLPTQSKLVLLSVLLLSKIRKNNVSTGEAYTVYKHMCNDIGSDILTQRRITDLISELDMLGIVNAMVVSKGRYGRTKEISLSVPMSDTKGVLMEDYRLKPLENYQPDLLIVQSRLM; encoded by the coding sequence ATGTCAAAAATAAAATTAACATCAAAAACATCTAAAAAAAAGCCCACACGTGGGATATTTGATGACTTTCTTAAAAATACTGAAATTTTTGAGAATAAAGAAGTATTAAGACCTAATTACACACCTGATAATCTGCCTCACAGGGATAAGCAGATCCAGTCACTTGCCAGTATGCTTGTTCCGGCTATCCGGGGAGACACACCTTCAAATATTCTTATTTATGGAAAAACAGGTACAGGTAAGACAGCAGTTGTAAAATTTATGGGGCAGGAACTGCAAAATACAAGTGAGTCTCATGAAACAGCATGTTTAGTGTTGTATGTTAACTGTGAAATTGTAGATACACAGTATCGACTCCTGGCTACATTGGCAAAACATATTGGAAAAGAAGTACCAATGACCGGATGGCCTACAGATCAGGTTTTTGAAGAATTTAAAAAAACTGTTGATAAGGAAAAACGTGTTGTAATAATAATAATGGATGAAATAGACAAACTGGTCAGGAAAGGTGATGATGTGCTCTATAACCTTTCCCGGATAAATGGCGACCTGGAGAACGCCAGGATAAGTCTGATCGGCATTTCCAATGACCTTAAGTTCACAGAATTCCTGGATCCCAGGGTTAAGAGTTCCCTTGGTGAAGAAGAGATTATTTTTCCGCCATATGATGCAGAACAGATACATGATATTCTGGAACAGAGGGCGGGTCTGGCTTTTAAGAGTAATATGCTAGATGAAACTGTGACCCGCCTGTGTGCCGCCTTTGCTGCTCAAGAACACGGAGATGCCAGACGCGCGTTAGACCTTCTGCGCGTGTCTGGTGAAATAGCGGAGCGGACAAAATCGCCAGTAGTTGAAGAAAAACATGTAAGGATTGCACAGGAAAAAATCGAGAATGATAGAGTTGTTGAAGTGGTCAGGACCCTCCCAACCCAGTCCAAACTCGTACTGTTAAGTGTGCTTCTGCTCAGTAAGATCAGGAAAAATAATGTTTCCACTGGTGAAGCTTACACTGTTTATAAACATATGTGTAATGACATCGGCTCTGATATACTCACCCAGCGCAGGATTACCGACCTTATTTCAGAACTGGATATGCTGGGCATCGTTAATGCTATGGTTGTGAGCAAAGGCCGGTATGGCAGGACCAAGGAAATATCATTGAGCGTTCCGATGAGTGATACTAAGGGAGTGCTCATGGAAGATTACAGGTTAAAACCACTGGAGAATTATCAACCTGATCTGCTCATTGTACAATCCAGATTAATGTAG